A single window of Patescibacteria group bacterium DNA harbors:
- the atpG gene encoding ATP synthase F1 subunit gamma produces the protein MPGQGREIRRRIKSIKSTRQVTRAMEMVSAAKMRKAVANVLSTRPYATLAWEVVQAIVEKTNTRYHALLEERGTIKKIGLILITSNRGLTGSFNTNIIEMARQYILHHKEKVNVEADLVIMGRKGREVMQKRGHTMIAEFTKLDVNERVEEIRPLARLVIDEYLKGTYDRIVIAYTDFVSSLVQKPRIKQLLPLISDDPYLGSVGRRIQTPDRIKTHSLRNQTQDDETSERMNASLMRMDAVEEDGYLFEPSPQAVLVGLLPRIVEMQLYQAILESNASEHSSRMFAMRNATDAAGEMIDELTLLYNHDRQAGITREIAEISAGRIAIER, from the coding sequence ATGCCCGGACAAGGACGCGAAATTCGCCGAAGAATTAAATCAATTAAATCCACGCGCCAAGTAACCCGCGCGATGGAGATGGTGTCTGCCGCGAAAATGCGCAAGGCGGTCGCGAACGTGCTCTCCACAAGGCCCTATGCCACGCTCGCGTGGGAAGTGGTGCAGGCGATTGTGGAGAAGACGAACACGCGCTACCACGCCCTCTTGGAGGAGCGCGGCACTATTAAAAAAATTGGCCTCATCCTCATCACCTCTAACCGCGGCCTTACCGGCAGTTTCAATACGAACATTATAGAAATGGCGCGCCAGTATATTCTCCATCATAAAGAAAAAGTGAATGTGGAAGCAGACCTCGTGATTATGGGGCGCAAGGGAAGAGAAGTAATGCAAAAGCGCGGCCATACGATGATCGCCGAATTCACCAAACTCGACGTGAACGAGCGGGTGGAGGAAATACGCCCCCTCGCGCGCCTCGTGATTGATGAATATTTGAAAGGCACGTATGATCGGATCGTGATAGCGTATACGGATTTCGTGTCGAGCTTAGTGCAAAAGCCAAGGATCAAGCAGCTTCTTCCTTTAATAAGCGATGATCCTTACCTCGGCAGCGTCGGCAGACGCATTCAGACCCCTGATCGCATTAAAACGCACTCACTACGCAATCAAACGCAGGATGATGAAACGAGCGAGCGTATGAATGCGTCGTTGATGCGTATGGATGCGGTTGAAGAGGATGGTTACCTTTTTGAGCCTTCTCCCCAAGCGGTGCTTGTGGGGCTACTTCCCCGCATTGTGGAGATGCAGCTTTATCAGGCGATTTTGGAATCCAATGCGTCAGAGCATTCCTCGCGCATGTTCGCGATGAGGAACGCGACGGACGCCGCAGGAGAAATGATTGATGAGCTAACCTTGCTCTATAACCACGATCGGCAGGCGGGCATCACGAGAGAGATCGCCGAAATCAGCGCGGGAAGGATTGCGATTGAAAGGTGA
- the atpA gene encoding F0F1 ATP synthase subunit alpha: MNTTKDQIVAALKKEVDEFQFSPEVAEVGEVMEVGDGVARIAGLSNVRMSEMIEFLPQGEAKPVSGVAMNLEQDSIGAIILGEQEKVKEGDEVRLTGRVLSVPVGEGFIGRVVNPLGEPIDGKGPVVEASLRKGERELTQDRGGVNSRGQSRELAYYPVEKIAPGVIARESVNKPLQTGIKAIDSMIPIGRGQRELIIGDRQTGKTALVIDTIVNQRESGVISIYVAVGQKDSKVAKIVAELEKRDAMANTIVVVAGASMPAPLWFIAPYAGCAMGEYFMDKGKDVVVIYDDLSKHAWSYRQMSLLLRRPPGREAYPGDIFYLHSRLLERAAKLNKAHGGGSLTALPIIETQAGDISAYIPTNVISITDGQIYLEGDLFYQGIRPALNVGLSVSRVGSAAQVKAMKKVAGKLRIELAQYRELAAFAQFGSDLDPETRARLERGKRLTEILKQGQYEPMSVEHQIVILYAATNGYVDDVPVEEIRSWEEGLHRYLDTSKQEFMKLLREKKELTEEVEEKLKDALNEYKNIKVQS, encoded by the coding sequence ATGAATACCACCAAAGACCAAATTGTAGCCGCGCTAAAAAAAGAAGTTGATGAGTTTCAATTTTCTCCCGAAGTCGCCGAAGTCGGAGAGGTGATGGAAGTGGGCGACGGGGTCGCGAGGATAGCAGGCTTGAGCAATGTGCGGATGTCGGAAATGATTGAGTTTTTACCCCAAGGGGAGGCTAAGCCGGTGAGCGGCGTTGCCATGAACCTTGAGCAGGATTCAATCGGCGCCATTATTTTAGGCGAACAGGAGAAGGTAAAAGAGGGTGATGAAGTGCGCTTGACTGGCAGGGTGCTCTCGGTGCCGGTAGGCGAAGGATTCATCGGCCGCGTGGTTAATCCTTTGGGAGAGCCCATTGACGGGAAGGGACCTGTCGTAGAAGCAAGTTTACGCAAAGGTGAGCGCGAGTTAACGCAAGATCGAGGTGGCGTGAACTCGCGTGGCCAGTCGCGTGAACTAGCGTATTACCCAGTAGAAAAGATCGCTCCTGGAGTCATTGCCCGCGAATCAGTCAATAAACCTCTGCAGACAGGCATCAAAGCGATTGACTCCATGATTCCCATTGGCCGCGGGCAGAGGGAACTCATCATCGGCGACCGCCAGACAGGAAAGACCGCGCTGGTGATTGACACGATCGTGAACCAGCGCGAGAGCGGCGTTATTAGCATCTATGTCGCTGTTGGCCAGAAGGATTCCAAAGTGGCAAAGATAGTCGCCGAGCTTGAAAAGCGGGATGCGATGGCAAACACCATCGTGGTCGTGGCTGGCGCGTCAATGCCAGCTCCCTTATGGTTTATCGCGCCCTACGCGGGTTGCGCCATGGGCGAATATTTCATGGATAAGGGAAAAGATGTGGTGGTGATTTATGACGACCTTTCCAAGCACGCATGGTCTTACAGGCAAATGTCGCTGCTTCTGCGGCGCCCACCAGGCAGGGAAGCGTACCCGGGCGATATTTTTTACCTCCACTCGCGGCTTTTGGAACGCGCAGCCAAACTCAATAAAGCGCACGGCGGTGGGTCGCTTACCGCGCTACCTATCATTGAAACGCAGGCAGGCGATATTTCCGCATATATTCCCACCAACGTCATCTCCATCACCGACGGGCAAATTTATCTCGAGGGCGACCTCTTTTATCAGGGCATCAGGCCCGCGCTGAATGTAGGCTTGTCAGTTTCCCGCGTGGGATCAGCCGCACAGGTGAAGGCGATGAAAAAAGTCGCAGGGAAGCTGAGAATTGAATTGGCGCAATATCGGGAACTTGCCGCATTTGCGCAATTTGGGAGCGACCTTGATCCGGAGACGCGCGCGAGGCTCGAGCGCGGGAAACGCTTGACCGAAATTTTGAAGCAAGGCCAGTACGAGCCGATGTCTGTCGAACACCAGATAGTCATCCTCTATGCCGCCACGAACGGATATGTAGATGACGTGCCGGTAGAGGAAATCCGCTCTTGGGAGGAAGGATTGCATCGTTATCTGGACACCTCAAAGCAGGAGTTCATGAAACTTCTTAGAGAGAAGAAGGAATTAACTGAAGAGGTGGAAGAGAAATTGAAAGACGCACTGAACGAGTATAAAAATATTAAAGTTCAGAGTTAG
- a CDS encoding F0F1 ATP synthase subunit delta: MKTTPRTYAEALYEAVKAAPEKELPAIMRRMLQVLQQRRHWGMLSKIIRAFDEVLYEREGMIAVTLTSGRAHGPTQEKEWIKYLLDALHPTTGKRSVALERIIDPVLIGGVKLKARGYVYDASVGRWLADLRQKLYSAQV; encoded by the coding sequence ATGAAAACCACCCCGAGAACATACGCAGAAGCGCTCTATGAAGCGGTAAAAGCCGCTCCGGAGAAAGAGCTGCCCGCCATCATGCGGCGGATGCTCCAGGTATTGCAGCAGCGGCGGCATTGGGGAATGCTGTCGAAGATTATACGCGCGTTTGACGAGGTGCTGTATGAGCGGGAGGGGATGATTGCGGTTACGCTTACGTCAGGCAGGGCGCATGGCCCGACGCAAGAAAAAGAATGGATAAAGTATCTCCTCGATGCGCTGCATCCCACCACAGGAAAACGAAGCGTGGCGCTCGAGAGGATAATTGATCCTGTGCTGATAGGCGGCGTGAAGCTTAAGGCGAGGGGGTATGTGTATGACGCGAGCGTGGGGAGGTGGCTTGCGGATTTACGGCAGAAATTATATAGTGCACAAGTTTAA
- the atpF gene encoding F0F1 ATP synthase subunit B codes for MQELFSKLGIDWRLLIAQIINFTVLLFILYRFLYRPILTVLEKRRERIEKSLEEAARVDAESKRFDQLKMQKVEEAKREAAKVMEETAVQAEQVKQSTLERTKLESEKIVAKAREQIASERESLFKGVQAEAADLVIGVTEKVLKRKMDEKEDRKFIEEAIKHITVSQ; via the coding sequence ATGCAAGAATTGTTCTCGAAGTTAGGGATTGATTGGCGGTTGCTTATCGCACAGATCATCAATTTCACCGTGCTCCTTTTCATCCTCTATCGGTTCCTCTATCGGCCGATTCTTACGGTACTTGAGAAGCGGAGAGAGAGGATAGAGAAGAGCCTTGAAGAAGCGGCGCGGGTTGATGCCGAGTCCAAAAGATTTGATCAGCTAAAGATGCAGAAGGTCGAGGAAGCAAAGCGAGAAGCGGCAAAAGTGATGGAAGAAACCGCCGTGCAGGCAGAACAGGTGAAACAATCAACACTTGAGCGCACGAAGTTGGAATCAGAGAAAATAGTAGCCAAAGCGCGCGAGCAGATCGCGTCAGAGCGGGAGTCGCTTTTTAAGGGGGTACAGGCGGAAGCTGCGGATCTAGTGATCGGAGTCACGGAGAAAGTGTTGAAGCGAAAAATGGACGAGAAAGAGGATAGGAAATTTATTGAGGAAGCGATTAAGCATATAACCGTATCGCAATAG
- the atpE gene encoding ATP synthase F0 subunit C: MSEEVTNAVANNLDSIKVIMTGATIVLGAVFPSLSIGRIGSKAVESIGRNPEAGAKIQTAMILSVAFTEAIAIYALVVALIIKFV; the protein is encoded by the coding sequence ATGTCTGAAGAAGTAACAAACGCAGTGGCCAACAATCTTGATTCGATCAAGGTCATCATGACCGGCGCGACCATCGTGCTGGGCGCGGTGTTCCCGTCGCTGTCCATCGGACGCATCGGATCAAAAGCAGTGGAATCAATCGGGAGAAATCCGGAAGCGGGCGCCAAGATCCAGACCGCGATGATTCTCTCGGTCGCGTTCACCGAAGCTATCGCCATTTATGCACTTGTCGTGGCGCTGATCATCAAATTCGTTTAA
- the atpB gene encoding F0F1 ATP synthase subunit A has protein sequence MNISIAAEALFYWGTFPVTNTLLVALAISLLLISIAFLGTRRLREVPHGLQNVLEAILEGMFDFITSVTHDREKSKNFFPIVATIFIFVLASNLVEVVPGLGTIGIWEEHGGRQILVPFLRSSSADLNVTIAIALVAVASLQVMGIATIGFVKYASKFFNFKNPILFFVGILELVSEVAKVISFSFRLFGNIFAGEVLLTVVLFLLPWFAPLPFLFLELFVGFVQALVFSMLTLVFLTMATVEAEH, from the coding sequence ATGAACATTAGTATAGCCGCAGAAGCTCTGTTCTATTGGGGCACGTTTCCCGTGACGAATACGCTCCTGGTGGCGCTCGCGATTTCCCTCCTGCTTATAAGCATTGCGTTTTTGGGGACGCGCCGCTTAAGGGAAGTGCCGCACGGCTTGCAGAATGTGTTGGAGGCCATCTTGGAAGGAATGTTTGATTTTATCACTTCGGTAACCCATGACCGAGAGAAATCAAAAAATTTTTTCCCCATTGTCGCTACCATCTTCATTTTTGTCCTCGCATCTAATTTAGTGGAAGTAGTGCCGGGATTAGGCACAATCGGCATTTGGGAAGAGCACGGGGGGCGGCAGATACTGGTGCCGTTCCTGCGCTCGTCTTCTGCGGATCTGAATGTGACCATTGCGATTGCCTTGGTAGCGGTAGCATCGCTCCAGGTCATGGGTATCGCTACGATAGGATTTGTTAAGTACGCGTCGAAATTTTTTAATTTTAAAAATCCGATTCTTTTTTTTGTGGGCATTCTCGAGCTCGTATCAGAGGTGGCAAAAGTGATTTCATTCTCTTTTCGGTTATTCGGCAACATTTTTGCAGGCGAAGTGCTGCTTACTGTGGTGCTGTTTCTGCTTCCGTGGTTTGCGCCCCTGCCGTTCCTTTTTCTGGAACTTTTTGTTGGATTCGTCCAGGCACTGGTATTTTCCATGCTGACACTGGTATTCTTAACCATGGCTACCGTGGAAGCCGAACATTGA
- a CDS encoding AtpZ/AtpI family protein — protein sequence MDNTDEGKKERSTLWQALSLAWNLGYLIAVPLVVFALLGRFLDKRFGTSPLALLVGIFISLVVTTIGVYKKTKEITKEMESDNSKIKSQKSK from the coding sequence ATGGATAATACTGATGAAGGGAAAAAAGAGCGTTCAACATTGTGGCAAGCGCTGTCATTGGCTTGGAATTTGGGATATCTCATTGCTGTGCCGCTCGTGGTATTTGCCCTTCTTGGGCGATTCCTCGATAAACGTTTTGGCACGTCCCCCCTTGCGTTGCTTGTGGGAATTTTTATATCACTCGTAGTAACCACTATAGGCGTGTATAAAAAAACGAAGGAGATTACGAAGGAGATGGAAAGTGATAATTCAAAAATCAAAAGTCAAAAATCAAAATGA
- a CDS encoding A/G-specific adenine glycosylase, translated as MQNKPSGITKFRKVIWNYYRAHGRHTLSWRRTRDPYRILVSEIMLQQTQVERVLKFCPRFVKTFPNFLTLARAPLKSILKCWQGMGYNRRVVALKVVTEFHGRLPHDVEVLRSLPGIGQATAGAIAAFAYNLPVVFIETNIRRTYIHHFFTREHTPSSRLPLFRGRTIGDQEILKFVKLTLDRKNPREWYWALMDYGAMLGKIERDNPNRRSSAYRRQPKFEGSRRQLRGEVLRLLLKKKNVSKAALKEFSAVLPELLQEGFIRESKGKYRLV; from the coding sequence ATGCAGAATAAACCATCAGGCATAACAAAGTTCCGGAAGGTCATTTGGAATTACTACCGTGCTCATGGGAGGCACACGTTATCGTGGCGCCGCACGCGAGATCCCTATAGGATACTGGTGTCTGAAATCATGCTCCAGCAGACGCAGGTTGAAAGGGTGTTGAAATTTTGCCCGAGATTTGTAAAGACATTTCCAAATTTTCTCACGCTCGCTCGGGCGCCACTGAAATCAATTCTTAAATGTTGGCAAGGGATGGGATACAACCGGAGGGTGGTAGCACTGAAGGTCGTCACTGAATTCCACGGAAGATTGCCGCATGATGTTGAGGTATTGAGATCGTTGCCGGGCATAGGGCAGGCGACTGCGGGCGCGATCGCGGCGTTTGCTTATAATTTACCTGTGGTGTTTATAGAGACGAATATAAGACGCACCTACATTCATCATTTTTTTACGAGAGAACACACCCCCTCTTCACGTCTCCCCCTTTTTAGGGGGAGAACAATAGGTGATCAAGAAATCTTGAAATTCGTTAAATTAACACTTGACCGCAAGAATCCGCGCGAATGGTATTGGGCGCTTATGGATTATGGGGCGATGCTCGGGAAAATTGAAAGAGACAATCCCAATCGGCGCAGCAGCGCCTATCGGAGACAGCCAAAATTTGAGGGATCGCGAAGGCAGTTGCGGGGCGAGGTTTTGCGGTTATTATTAAAGAAGAAGAATGTTTCGAAGGCAGCGCTTAAAGAGTTTAGCGCTGTGTTGCCGGAATTGCTGCAGGAGGGGTTTATAAGGGAAAGTAAAGGAAAGTATAGGTTGGTATAA
- a CDS encoding helix-turn-helix domain-containing protein, translated as MNLEQELSKILAKIGLTTRERQVFLELASSGPSTLKELILKTKLKKPTVYRVVTDLETKGLIYSDSKKYEKHYTAHEPKRILAQLGNEQRKTRRLELEFAELLPQLNAMFRSGGGKPKVEIYQTKEGYEALSNQSLECSEKVIYYLGNIENILQVLGEDYDREYYIPTRLKRDVAYRLLTLDTPLMQEYKKLDANQNRQTRFIPKEMMMETTIMIFDNTVAFFSEAKEMLALAITSESIAKTMKLIFQDLWSHAE; from the coding sequence ATGAATTTAGAACAGGAATTAAGTAAAATTTTGGCTAAGATTGGACTTACCACAAGAGAACGGCAAGTATTTTTGGAACTCGCAAGTTCTGGTCCCAGCACCTTAAAAGAGTTAATTTTGAAGACAAAATTAAAAAAACCCACTGTGTATAGGGTCGTTACCGATCTTGAGACAAAGGGTCTAATCTATTCAGACAGTAAAAAATATGAGAAACATTACACGGCGCATGAACCAAAAAGAATTCTGGCACAATTGGGAAATGAGCAGAGGAAGACGCGGAGGCTCGAGCTTGAGTTCGCGGAGTTATTGCCGCAGTTAAATGCGATGTTTAGAAGTGGTGGAGGGAAGCCGAAGGTTGAAATATATCAAACAAAAGAGGGGTATGAGGCGTTGTCGAATCAAAGCCTTGAATGTAGTGAGAAAGTTATTTATTATCTGGGGAACATTGAGAATATCCTCCAAGTATTAGGAGAGGACTACGATCGCGAGTACTATATCCCGACGCGGTTGAAGCGAGATGTTGCCTATCGATTGCTCACGCTTGATACGCCGTTAATGCAAGAGTATAAAAAGCTCGATGCCAATCAGAATCGGCAGACGAGATTTATACCAAAAGAGATGATGATGGAGACGACGATTATGATTTTCGATAATACCGTGGCTTTTTTTTCCGAAGCGAAAGAGATGCTCGCGCTCGCGATTACTTCTGAATCAATTGCGAAGACAATGAAGCTTATATTTCAAGATTTGTGGTCACATGCAGAATAA
- a CDS encoding polyprenyl synthetase family protein: MKSLPKNIRYYFRSVNFYVDEYLRGLLTKLPLVCHSPVEHSLQSPPEKREQRLPAVLPHRQGEAQGGGIIHENFAAMIYQCNGSMFDRPWTDNYTDGRDCFIAVTEAELTRGKCIDELITDPDKLLTFTQAYQQWALAQIRQEGLHDAETVRAISYLIEIISRKQKGGRRGVLKSRPVVFERVFSYLETTCSFNANFKYRLGGIIEIYNRATYAIDDVFDDSDYRGGEPTLHKIFSKRIAILVGQYLHMWSLELLIQELITAGIPAYIRAEVIRSFNIIHTSIYQMEKENYDLQEKLRSDLNFRTQYLRQTMEKNVSHYLIRVDLRTGKFYEHIVRMAALFATHNIAIADKWQTYGLGLGFRYLIDNDLKDLIDPYFVKQGTGSKGLKGKEHESFMGDLEIGKITYPVLTALKNKFDPVIIRMIGKKLTLSKKNLITKFVIDNGGVDATMQLMEHYADISKQVLKKFNVKDPTLWELTELYKFSNLPFEKYKL, from the coding sequence ATGAAATCCTTACCAAAAAATATTAGGTACTATTTTCGATCAGTAAATTTTTATGTGGATGAGTATCTGCGAGGGCTTCTGACAAAACTCCCACTGGTTTGTCATTCCCCCGTGGAACACTCTCTTCAGTCTCCCCCTGAAAAGAGAGAACAGCGATTGCCGGCTGTCCTCCCCCATCGGCAGGGGGAGGCGCAAGGTGGGGGTATAATTCACGAGAACTTCGCGGCAATGATTTACCAATGTAATGGCTCGATGTTCGATCGCCCATGGACCGATAATTATACCGATGGTCGCGATTGCTTTATCGCAGTCACAGAAGCAGAGCTCACGCGCGGAAAATGCATCGATGAGTTAATCACTGATCCTGATAAACTTCTCACATTCACTCAAGCCTACCAACAATGGGCGCTTGCCCAGATACGACAAGAAGGCCTACACGATGCAGAAACTGTGCGCGCAATCTCATATCTTATTGAAATAATATCGCGCAAACAAAAAGGCGGACGTCGCGGCGTGCTTAAATCGCGGCCGGTTGTGTTTGAGCGCGTATTTTCTTATTTGGAAACCACCTGCAGCTTCAATGCGAATTTCAAATATCGCCTTGGCGGTATTATTGAAATCTACAACCGCGCCACCTATGCGATCGACGATGTCTTTGATGATTCTGATTACCGTGGCGGCGAACCGACGCTCCATAAAATTTTCAGTAAAAGAATAGCCATTCTCGTCGGACAATACCTGCACATGTGGAGCCTTGAACTCCTTATACAGGAATTAATTACTGCCGGTATTCCTGCGTACATTCGCGCAGAGGTTATACGTTCTTTTAATATCATTCATACAAGCATTTATCAAATGGAAAAAGAAAATTATGATTTACAAGAAAAACTGCGTAGCGACTTAAATTTCCGTACACAATATCTGCGTCAGACTATGGAAAAGAATGTGAGTCATTACTTGATACGAGTTGATCTCCGCACCGGAAAATTTTATGAACATATCGTAAGGATGGCAGCACTCTTTGCAACCCATAACATTGCCATCGCCGATAAATGGCAAACATACGGCCTTGGGCTTGGGTTTAGGTACCTCATTGATAACGACCTCAAAGACTTAATTGATCCCTACTTTGTGAAGCAAGGAACTGGCTCGAAAGGACTCAAAGGCAAAGAACATGAATCTTTCATGGGTGATTTGGAAATAGGCAAGATTACCTATCCGGTACTTACAGCGCTCAAGAATAAATTTGATCCCGTCATTATCCGTATGATTGGCAAGAAACTTACGCTCTCCAAAAAAAATTTAATAACGAAATTCGTCATTGATAACGGCGGCGTGGATGCAACCATGCAACTCATGGAACACTATGCTGACATATCAAAACAGGTCTTAAAGAAATTTAATGTCAAGGATCCTACTCTCTGGGAACTAACTGAATTGTATAAATTTAGTAATTTACCATTTGAAAAATATAAACTGTAG
- a CDS encoding DMT family transporter: protein MMNKGWLWGLLTALILSFHEATGKYLTQYLSPLEITCFVALAVGVIILGLRQAVPVMEKRAQLSKGWWVRLLLGTVFSSGAFLLFYYGLKHGTVTETVLISQLEAAFTAFFGFLFFREKLSPLQSAGLALALMGAAVFTTNLSFQFTKASIALLAAAAAWGFTNLIYKSLTREADAMLLTGMRYLLGGIIVAPLLVGREIHLAGAAWGWLLLNALVLGLGMVCLFEAMRNYKNTAAATIWYLPAAIGSSLVGALFFGDRLSLLQVFAACTIIIGVVLVIQYDNQSAPYLPK from the coding sequence ATGATGAATAAAGGCTGGTTATGGGGTTTGCTCACGGCACTCATATTAAGTTTCCATGAGGCGACAGGGAAATACCTTACTCAGTATCTATCTCCTCTAGAAATCACTTGTTTTGTCGCCCTCGCGGTAGGGGTGATTATTTTGGGGCTTCGGCAGGCGGTACCAGTGATGGAAAAGCGCGCGCAACTGTCGAAGGGATGGTGGGTGAGGCTTTTATTAGGTACGGTGTTTTCAAGTGGTGCGTTCCTTCTTTTTTATTACGGTTTGAAGCATGGCACGGTCACCGAGACCGTGCTTATTTCCCAGCTGGAAGCAGCCTTTACCGCCTTTTTTGGCTTTTTATTTTTTCGCGAAAAGCTCTCGCCCCTTCAGAGCGCAGGGCTCGCGCTCGCGCTTATGGGCGCCGCAGTATTCACTACCAATCTTTCATTTCAATTCACGAAAGCAAGCATAGCGCTGCTTGCCGCGGCTGCTGCCTGGGGATTTACGAATTTAATTTATAAAAGCCTAACTCGTGAGGCAGACGCGATGCTCCTCACAGGAATGCGGTACTTGCTCGGCGGGATTATCGTAGCCCCCCTGCTTGTGGGGCGCGAAATTCATCTTGCGGGTGCGGCGTGGGGATGGCTCTTACTTAACGCATTAGTGCTGGGGTTGGGAATGGTATGCCTTTTTGAAGCGATGAGGAATTATAAAAATACCGCGGCTGCCACGATTTGGTATTTGCCCGCGGCTATTGGATCAAGCTTGGTGGGCGCGCTTTTTTTCGGTGATCGATTATCCCTTCTTCAAGTATTCGCCGCCTGCACTATAATTATAGGCGTGGTACTAGTAATTCAGTATGATAACCAATCCGCTCCCTACCTACCAAAGTGA
- a CDS encoding DNA recombination protein RmuC — protein sequence MDTTIIVIVLVICFAGLAWFVAKKLHAFEERQKGDQGMLMLNQNLQGMSQRIDETTRAINERLDNAAKVVASVAKELGAVQEMGRGMKDLQDFLRSPKLRGNIGEQVLRDLLEQYFPHEHFELQYTFQSGERVDAILKTDKGLIPIDSKFPMENFAKILKAESDGERDALKREFVKDVKKHVDAIAKKYILPQEGTVDFAVMYVPAESVYYEIIRDDSDLNAYANGKKVFLVSPNSFFYFLKVIMMGMEGKRIEEQAKRILELLIAMQQDAGKFGEALGVVTTHVTNAKNAVDRANNEYTRLAGKIDQVRLLK from the coding sequence ATGGATACCACTATAATTGTTATTGTATTAGTCATCTGTTTCGCGGGGCTTGCGTGGTTTGTGGCGAAAAAATTGCATGCATTTGAGGAGCGGCAGAAAGGAGACCAGGGGATGCTCATGCTCAACCAAAACTTGCAGGGAATGAGCCAGCGGATTGACGAGACCACGCGGGCAATCAACGAGCGGCTGGACAATGCCGCCAAAGTGGTTGCAAGCGTGGCGAAAGAGCTGGGCGCGGTGCAGGAGATGGGCAGGGGCATGAAAGACCTGCAGGATTTTCTGCGCTCGCCCAAATTGCGCGGCAATATCGGCGAACAGGTATTGCGGGACCTTTTGGAACAATATTTCCCCCATGAGCATTTTGAACTGCAATATACGTTCCAGTCAGGGGAGCGGGTGGACGCGATTTTGAAGACGGATAAAGGATTGATCCCGATTGATTCCAAATTTCCCATGGAGAATTTCGCGAAAATACTAAAGGCGGAATCAGACGGGGAGAGGGACGCGCTTAAGCGCGAATTCGTGAAAGACGTGAAGAAGCACGTGGACGCGATCGCGAAGAAATATATCCTGCCGCAGGAGGGGACCGTGGATTTTGCCGTCATGTATGTGCCGGCCGAATCTGTCTATTATGAAATCATCCGCGATGACAGCGATTTGAACGCGTATGCGAATGGGAAAAAGGTGTTTCTCGTGTCGCCGAACTCTTTCTTTTACTTTTTGAAAGTCATCATGATGGGCATGGAGGGGAAGCGCATCGAAGAGCAGGCGAAACGTATTTTAGAATTATTAATTGCCATGCAGCAGGATGCGGGGAAATTTGGCGAAGCCCTGGGCGTGGTGACAACCCATGTGACCAACGCCAAGAACGCGGTTGACCGTGCGAATAATGAGTACACTCGCCTTGCGGGGAAGATTGATCAGGTGAGGTTGTTGAAATAA
- a CDS encoding TatD family hydrolase — MTPFLVDVHSHVNFAAFKEDGDLVLRRALEKNIWVVNVGSQIDTSRRAVEIAEKHPWGVYAIVGLHPIHLEEMDVDEEEHHFTTRAEQFDVGIYKALAAHPKVVALGECGLDYYRLDANIREEERESTRIGNAPQPPLMVRGGGDGGVMAIKERQRETLIHHIALANELKKPLMIHIRAAKDDPDGAYRDLAEIIRTYPINASGDVHCFSGSRETAQALLDLGLYLSFTGIVTFKNAHEARDLVRYVPLKSLLVETDAPYLAPDPYRGKRNEPSYVEFIARKVAEVKGVDFKKVAEVTTENAMRLFKGLR; from the coding sequence ATGACTCCATTTTTAGTAGATGTTCACTCCCACGTAAACTTCGCCGCCTTTAAAGAGGACGGCGATCTTGTCTTGCGCAGGGCATTGGAAAAAAATATCTGGGTGGTAAATGTCGGTTCGCAAATAGACACCTCGCGGCGCGCCGTGGAGATCGCGGAAAAGCACCCCTGGGGCGTATACGCGATCGTGGGGCTACATCCGATACATCTGGAGGAAATGGATGTGGATGAGGAGGAGCATCACTTTACCACGCGCGCAGAGCAATTTGACGTAGGAATTTATAAGGCGCTTGCTGCGCACCCGAAAGTCGTAGCATTGGGGGAGTGCGGATTAGACTATTACCGTTTAGACGCAAACATACGCGAAGAAGAACGCGAATCAACGCGAATTGGTAACGCCCCCCAACCCCCTCTTATGGTAAGAGGGGGAGGCGATGGGGGAGTTATGGCGATTAAAGAACGGCAACGAGAAACATTGATTCATCACATTGCATTGGCGAATGAATTGAAGAAGCCCCTTATGATCCACATCCGCGCAGCAAAAGACGATCCGGACGGGGCGTACAGGGATTTGGCGGAGATAATCCGTACTTACCCAATAAATGCAAGCGGGGATGTGCACTGTTTCAGCGGGTCGCGAGAAACGGCGCAGGCGCTTCTTGATCTTGGGCTTTATCTTTCCTTTACCGGCATTGTCACATTTAAAAACGCGCATGAAGCGCGTGATTTAGTGCGGTATGTGCCGCTCAAGAGTTTGTTAGTGGAAACCGACGCTCCTTACCTTGCGCCAGACCCTTATAGGGGCAAAAGGAACGAGCCTAGTTACGTTGAATTTATAGCGCGGAAGGTAGCGGAGGTGAAGGGAGTGGATTTTAAGAAAGTGGCAGAAGTGACTACGGAGAATGCGATGAGGTTATTCAAGGGATTACGATAA